ATTTAAATCCAATTGTTAAAGAATTCAAGCAAATCTACGAGAGAAGAGGATTTGTCAACATCAGGTAATCTTCCAAGCTTTCATTTGGCGAATCGATGAATTACTCGGGGAGGAACCGGGAGTTGCAAACTTCCGGAAAAGGTTCTACTTTTTCAGGTTTAGAATTCCGGAAAACGCAAACACCGGGAATAGATAGGTACGCTTGCACGCGCAAGCTAACAACAGTATACGGAAGGGCATTCGATTATGATGCAGACCATGCGTGAGAATACTAAAAAGGTTTTGTGGGTTCTCATCATCGCGTTCATCGGTACAATCATCTTCGCATGGGGAATGGGCGGTTTCGACCGTAACAGCCAGGTGCGCAGCGGCGTTCTTGCTATCATCGATGGTGAGAAGATTCTCCAACAGGATTTCGATAACCGGGTCGAACAGCGCATCCAACAGGAGCGGGAAAAGAATAATAACCAA
This portion of the bacterium genome encodes:
- a CDS encoding SurA N-terminal domain-containing protein, which gives rise to MMQTMRENTKKVLWVLIIAFIGTIIFAWGMGGFDRNSQVRSGVLAIIDGEKILQQDFDNRVEQRIQQEREKNNNQDLDENRVRTLRNEVWDGIINEILLEQELDRLGVSIGTREIAYELRNNPPQYVQQAEVFQNNGQFYAAKYED